CACCGAGTCGGCGCTTTCCTTCCTTGGGCTCGGCGTGCAGCCGCCAGCCGCCAGCTGGGGGAACATGCTCAGCAGTGCCCAGACCTCGATGTTCAGCGCCCCCTGGCTCGCCGTGATCCCGGGATTGCTCATCCTCCTCGCGGTGGCCTCCATCAACGTCCTGGGCGACGCGCTGCGCGACGCCCTCCACGCCGGCGAGTGAGCCGGAGCGACCGGCCAATCATGACGTCGAGTTTTCCCCTGCCGCACCCTTCCCTGCTGCTCGCGCTCGCCTTCCCCCTCGTGGCGCGCGCCCAGGCCGCGCCGCCGCCAGCCGCAACGCGCTCGGCGCCGCCCTTCGTCATCGAGGAAGCTACCATTGCCGACGTCCACGCCGCCATGCAGCGCGGCGCCCTCACCTGCCGCGACCTCGTGGCCGGCTACCTGCGGCGCATCGAGGCGTACGACCGCAACGGCCCCGGCATCAACGCCCTCATCGTCGTCAACCCGCAGGCGCTCGCCACCGCCGACTCGCTCGACCGGCGCTATCAGCGCAACGGGTTCGTGGGGGCGCTGCACTGCATTCCCGTCATCGTGAAGGACAACTTCGAGACGGTCGACCTCCCCACCAGCGCCGGGACGCTCGCCCTCAAGGGGTGGCAGCCCACGCGCGATGCCTTCCAGGTGCAACGCATCCGCGCCGCCGGCGCCATCGTCCTCGCCAAGGCCAACATGGCGGAGCTGGCCTTCTCCCCTAACGAGACCGTCTCCTCGATCCTGGCCGGCTACACGCGCAATCCCTACTCGCTCGATCGCGTCACCGCCGGCTCCAGCGGCGGGACGGCGGCCGCCGTGGCGGCGTCGTTCGGCACCGTGGGACTGGGGAGCGACACCGGCAACTCGATCCGCGGCCCCTCCGCGCACCAGGCGCTCGTCGGGATCCGCTCGACCATGGGGCTCACCTCGCGCACCGGCGTCGTCCCCCTCTTCGACTCGCAGGATATTGCCGGCCCCATGGCGCGCACTGTCGCCGACGCCGCCGCCGTCTTCCAGGTGGTCGCCGGGGAGGATCCGCTCGACCCCGTCACCGCCGCCGCACGCGCTCGTGTCATCCCTCGTTATGCAGACTCGCTCCGCGCCGATGGGCTGCGCGGCGCGCGCATCGGCGTCCTCCACGCCGCCTACGATACCCCAACGCTCGACAGCGAGGTGCAGGCGGTCTTCCAGCGCGCCCTCGCCGACCTCGCACGACTCGGCGCCACCATCGTCGACCCGGTCGCCATTCCCGCCCTCGACTCCATCCGCCGGCTGCAATCCGGCGCCTGCTCGCCCTTCCGGTACGACTTCGACCGCTACATGGCGCGCGTTGCCGACTCGCACCCCCCGGTGAGCACCGTCGACGAGATCCTCAAGTCGGGGCGCTACCACCCCTCCATCCAGGCGCGCCTCGAGGCCGCGGTGCGCGTCACCGAGTCGCCGGCCGAAAGCCCGGGGTGCCAGGCGCGCGAGCGGTATCGCGAGGCGCTGCGTCTCGCCCTGCGACAGCTCATGGACTCGCTCAAGCTCGACGCCGTCGCCTACCCCACGTGGAGCAACCCGCCCCGCCTCATCGGCGACCTCAACACACCGGGGGGCGACAACTCGCAGGTCTTCTCTCCCGCCACCGGCTTCCCCGCCATCACCGTCCCCATGGGCTACACCCGCGCCACCCTCCCCGCCGGGCTGCAGCTCCTCGCCCGCCCGTTTGCGGAAGGGACGCTCTTCCGCCTGGCGTTCGCCTACGAGCAGGGCACGCACCATCGCCACCCTCCCGCCACCGTCCCCCCGCTTCGATAGCCCCCACGTCGCACTGGGCGCTCCCCACTTCGGAGTCGCGCTCGCCGGCACATATTTCGGCGCATGTCCATCGTCCCGATTCACGGTCACGACGCGCTTCGCGCGCGCCTTTCCGATGCGCTGGCCAAGGGGCTTCTCCCCCAGAGCCTCCTCCTGCACGGAGCCGGCGGGATCGGGAAGCAGCGCCTGGCCCTCTGGCTCGCGCAGACGCTGCTGTGCGAAGGGGCCATCTCGCCATGCGGACAGTGCCGGCACTGCCGCTACGTCCTCGACCTCACGCACCCCGACCTGATCTGGGTCTTCCCGCGCCCGAAGCTCAAGGACGCCGACCCGTCGCTCGCCGACATCAGGCAGGACCTCAGCGAGGGCGTGCAGGAGCGGGCGGCGGCAGACGGGCTCTATGCACCGCCGCCGGGAAGCGACGCCATCTTCGTCGCCACGTCGCGGCTCCTGGTCCAGATGGCCGCCGTCACCCCCGCCATGGCTCGGCGCAAGGTCATCATCGTCGGCGAGGCCGACCGCATGTCGCCGCCACAGGAGAACGCCGAGGCGCCCGCGGCCAACGCCTTCCTCAAGCTCCTTGAAGAGCCGCCGGCGGATACCAACATCATCCTCACCTCCAGCGCGCCGGGGGCCCTCCTTCCGACCATTCGATCGCGCGTTGTCGCGGTCCGCGTCGCTCCCCTCGCCGATTCGGCCATTCGGCAGTGGCTCGCCGAGCCACCGGTCAAGGAGGCGCTGGACAAGGCGAAGCTCCCCGCCAACGTCGATGAACGCGTCCGTCTGGCCGGCGGCGCTCCCGGGCGACTCCTCGCCGCCCAGGAGACCAGCGCCGCCAGCGAGGCCGCGCGGCGGATCCTGGAGGTAGCCGCCAGCGGCGACAAGAGCCGCGCCTTCAAGCTGGCGCTTGCCCAGGGGAGCGCCGGCGCCCGCGGCACCTTCACCGACATCCTCGAAGCGCTGAGCGTCGCCCTGCACGACCGCGCCCGCCAAGCCGTCCAGCGCGCCGACGAACGCACCGCCCGCAACGCTGCCCGCGCCATGTCGCTGGTGGAAGAGTCGAAGCTGATGGCCGGCGGCAACGTGAACCCGCAGCTCATCACCACCACCCTGCTCGCCGACCTGACCCGCATCCTGAACGCCTAACGCCAGCCCCACAGCTCTCCCCCCCCTCACCCGCGCCCAATCTCGTCTTCTCGTCCCCAGCCTTCGCTGGGGCAGGCCTCTCGTCCTCTCGTCTTCTCATGAAGAGTCTGACTCACATCGACACCGCCGGCGCCGCCCGAATGGTCGACATCTCCGCCAAGCCGCCGACGCTCCGAATGGCCCGCGCCCGCGGCGCGATCACGATGCGCCCCGAAACGCTGACCGCCATCCGCGAGAACCAGATCGCCAAGGGTGATGTGCTCGCCGTGGCGCGGATCGCCGGGATCATGGGGGCCAAGAGGACCTCCGAACTGGTTCCGCTCTGCCACCCGATCGCCTTGTCCGACATCCAGTTACAGCTATCACTTGACGAAGAACTTCCGGGCGTGTGGGTCGAGGCGACCGCGAAAACGAGCGGTTCCACCGGCGTCGAGATGGAGGCGATCGTGGCCGTAAGTGTGAGCTTGGTCACGCTTTACGACATGGCCAAGGGGGTGGATAAGGGGATGGTGATCGGTCAGATTTCCCTCATCGAAAAGCGCGGCGGGAAGAGCGGGGACTGGGTAAGGACTTAAGGCCCCCGCCGCTTTCATCAGGCGCCGGTCATCCGACTGCTCGTGGGGTTTAGGACAAACCGGCTGACGATAGAGGACGGCATACATGCAGGATCTCAGCAAGTCGTACGTGCACCGCGGCGACGCGGAGCGACGAAAGCGGAGAGTCCGAGGGGCGATCATGCTGGTGGGAGTCATCACCGCCGGCACCATGGCCGCCCGGAATTGGGAGCCCGCTGAAGCCACCGCGACCCCGCTCCGGCGCACCCTGGCCGATCGCGCCGAGGTCCAGCGACTCCAGCGCCAGATCGAGGAGGCGCGCGGGGACCTGCGACTCGCCACGGCCCAGCTCGAGCGCTGGAACCGCATCTTCCATTACTCGCACAAGTTCCGGATTCCGGCCGACATGGCCGGCGCCGTGTACGATGCCGCCATTGCCGAGCGCATCGACCCCGAACTCGCCTTCCCGCTGGTCAAGCTGGAGAGCGACTTCAAGGAGTCGGCGCTGAGTGAAGTGGGGGCCATCGGCCTCACGCAGCTCATGCTGGCGACGGCCAAGTACTACGACCCGACGCTCACGCGCGCGCGCCTGCACGATCGGAACACCAACCTTCACATCGGCTTCCGCTATCTCCGCGACCTGATCCGGGAGCAGCGGGGCGACATCCAGATGGCGCTCCTGGCCTACAACCGCGGCCCGGCGGCGGTCGAGGTGGCGAAGGAACTCGACCTGGACGCGTCCAACGGCTACGACCGCATCGTCCTGAAGGGATACCGCGGCAAGGGGATTCTCGACTGACAGAACTCGGTAGCCGTAGCGCCACGACTATCGGGCGGTCGTCCCCTGTTTGGGGGCGGCCGCCCTCTTCTTGGCCGTGGCGCTCGACTTGGCCCGGGACGACTTCGCCGCGGCCGACTTGCGAGCGGTCGACTTCTTCGCAGAGGCCTTAGTCGACTTCTTCGCCGCCGACTTCTTCGCAGTCGACTTCCCGGCCGACG
This genomic stretch from Gemmatimonadaceae bacterium harbors:
- the moaC gene encoding cyclic pyranopterin monophosphate synthase MoaC, giving the protein MKSLTHIDTAGAARMVDISAKPPTLRMARARGAITMRPETLTAIRENQIAKGDVLAVARIAGIMGAKRTSELVPLCHPIALSDIQLQLSLDEELPGVWVEATAKTSGSTGVEMEAIVAVSVSLVTLYDMAKGVDKGMVIGQISLIEKRGGKSGDWVRT
- a CDS encoding amidase; the protein is MPHPSLLLALAFPLVARAQAAPPPAATRSAPPFVIEEATIADVHAAMQRGALTCRDLVAGYLRRIEAYDRNGPGINALIVVNPQALATADSLDRRYQRNGFVGALHCIPVIVKDNFETVDLPTSAGTLALKGWQPTRDAFQVQRIRAAGAIVLAKANMAELAFSPNETVSSILAGYTRNPYSLDRVTAGSSGGTAAAVAASFGTVGLGSDTGNSIRGPSAHQALVGIRSTMGLTSRTGVVPLFDSQDIAGPMARTVADAAAVFQVVAGEDPLDPVTAAARARVIPRYADSLRADGLRGARIGVLHAAYDTPTLDSEVQAVFQRALADLARLGATIVDPVAIPALDSIRRLQSGACSPFRYDFDRYMARVADSHPPVSTVDEILKSGRYHPSIQARLEAAVRVTESPAESPGCQARERYREALRLALRQLMDSLKLDAVAYPTWSNPPRLIGDLNTPGGDNSQVFSPATGFPAITVPMGYTRATLPAGLQLLARPFAEGTLFRLAFAYEQGTHHRHPPATVPPLR
- a CDS encoding transglycosylase SLT domain-containing protein, producing the protein MQDLSKSYVHRGDAERRKRRVRGAIMLVGVITAGTMAARNWEPAEATATPLRRTLADRAEVQRLQRQIEEARGDLRLATAQLERWNRIFHYSHKFRIPADMAGAVYDAAIAERIDPELAFPLVKLESDFKESALSEVGAIGLTQLMLATAKYYDPTLTRARLHDRNTNLHIGFRYLRDLIREQRGDIQMALLAYNRGPAAVEVAKELDLDASNGYDRIVLKGYRGKGILD